One part of the Kiritimatiellia bacterium genome encodes these proteins:
- a CDS encoding ABC transporter ATP-binding protein produces the protein MSESFRAVPPSGAAPVQAGRGARRRVLSPGRGGERPVKGGAPLLEIRDLRTWFPVRRGLLNRVVGHVKAVDGVSLHVMEGETLGLVGESGCGKTTLGRSIVGLERPRSGHILFQGADMKTLSRAERKRAGRHLQMIFQDPVASLNPRLTVLDILTEGIQEHSLLQGAREDEGARLLAEVGLPPEALYRYPFEFSGGQRQRISLARAISLRPSLVVCDEPVSSLDVSVQAQVINLLMDLREKYRLSYLFISHDLSVVRHLSDRIAVMYLGRIVEEGPAGAVMDRPLHPYTQALLAAVLVPGRPRGRALVLPGEPPSPLNPPSGCPFHARCPKAMAACQRDYPPTATTEGRQVNCHLYPPRPPDSLLSPVS, from the coding sequence ATGTCCGAAAGTTTTCGGGCGGTGCCGCCAAGCGGAGCCGCCCCTGTACAGGCGGGGCGAGGGGCGCGGCGCCGCGTGCTTTCTCCTGGACGAGGCGGTGAACGGCCCGTGAAGGGAGGCGCTCCATTGCTGGAAATCCGCGACCTGCGGACCTGGTTCCCGGTTCGCCGCGGGTTGCTCAACCGCGTCGTCGGCCACGTCAAGGCCGTGGACGGCGTGTCGCTGCACGTCATGGAGGGCGAGACGCTCGGCCTGGTGGGGGAGTCGGGTTGCGGGAAGACGACGCTGGGCCGAAGCATTGTCGGCCTGGAGCGGCCCCGTTCGGGGCACATCCTGTTCCAGGGCGCCGACATGAAGACGCTCTCCCGCGCCGAACGCAAGCGCGCGGGCCGACATCTCCAGATGATTTTCCAGGATCCCGTGGCGTCGTTGAATCCACGCCTGACCGTGCTGGATATTCTGACGGAAGGAATACAGGAGCATAGCCTGCTCCAGGGGGCGCGGGAGGATGAGGGCGCGCGATTGCTGGCGGAGGTGGGGCTCCCGCCCGAGGCCTTGTATCGCTATCCGTTTGAATTTTCCGGCGGGCAGCGCCAGCGCATCAGCCTGGCCCGCGCCATCTCGCTGCGCCCGTCCCTGGTCGTGTGCGATGAACCGGTGAGTTCGCTGGACGTTTCCGTGCAGGCGCAGGTCATCAACCTGCTCATGGACCTGCGCGAGAAGTACCGGCTGTCCTACCTGTTCATCTCGCATGACTTGAGCGTGGTGCGCCACTTGAGCGACCGGATCGCCGTCATGTATCTCGGTCGGATCGTCGAGGAGGGCCCGGCGGGCGCGGTCATGGACCGCCCCCTGCATCCGTATACCCAGGCCCTGCTCGCGGCCGTTCTGGTGCCCGGCCGGCCGCGAGGCCGGGCGCTGGTCCTGCCCGGCGAGCCGCCCTCGCCCCTGAATCCGCCCTCCGGCTGCCCATTCCACGCGCGCTGTCCGAAGGCCATGGCAGCGTGCCAGCGGGACTACCCTCCGACTGCCACCACGGAGGGCCGGCAGGTGAACTGCCACCTGTATCCACCGCGGCCGCCCGATTCCTTGCTATCCCCGGTTTCGTGA
- a CDS encoding KTSC domain-containing protein has product VASDVISLVYYRADQDTLTLAFRNGPVYEYSAVPASVFYGLMDSQRKGSYYNQRIRGHFPSRRLALSAPGEEI; this is encoded by the coding sequence GGTCGCCTCGGACGTGATCAGTCTCGTGTACTACCGGGCCGACCAGGACACGCTGACCCTCGCCTTCCGGAACGGGCCGGTCTACGAGTACAGCGCGGTGCCGGCGTCCGTGTTCTACGGGCTCATGGATTCGCAGAGGAAGGGCTCGTACTACAACCAGCGCATCCGCGGGCACTTCCCGTCGCGGCGGCTGGCACTGTCGGCGCCCGGCGAGGAAATCTGA